One window of the Torulaspora delbrueckii CBS 1146 chromosome 6, complete genome genome contains the following:
- the RPS7A gene encoding 40S ribosomal protein eS7 (similar to Saccharomyces cerevisiae RPS7B (YNL096C) and RPS7A (YOR096W); ancestral locus Anc_2.188), with product MSAPQAKILSQAPTELELQVAQAFSELENSSPELKAELRPLQFKSIREIDVASGKKALAIFVPVPSLAAYHKVQTKLTRELEKKFPDRHVVFLAERRILPKPSRRSRQTQKRPRSRTLTAVHDKVLEDLVFPTEIVGKRVRYLVGGNKVQKVLLDSKDVQQVDYKLESFQAVYNKLTGKQIVFEIPGETH from the coding sequence atGTCTGCTCCACAAGCTAAGATTTTGTCCCAGGCTCCAACTGAGTTGGAATTGCAAGTTGCCCAAGCTTTCTCCGAATTGGAGAACTCTTCTCCAGAGTTGAAGGCTGAATTGAGACCATTGCAATTCAAGTCTATCAGAGAGATTGATGTTGCCAGCGGTAAGAAGGCTTTGGCCATCTTTGTCCCAGTTCCATCTTTGGCAGCTTACCACAAGGTTCAAACCAAATTGACCCgtgaattggaaaagaagttCCCAGACCGTCACGTTGTCTTCTTGGCTGAAAGAAGAATCTTGCCAAAGCCATCCAGAAGATCTAGACAAACTCAAAAGAGACCAAGATCTAGAACATTGACTGCTGTTCACGACAAGgtcttggaagatttgGTTTTCCCAACCGAGATTGTTGGTAAGAGAGTTAGATACTTGGTTGGTGGTAACAAGGTTCAAAAGGTCTTGTTGGACTCCAAGgatgttcaacaagtcGACTACAAGTTGGAATCCTTCCAAGCTGTCTACAACAAGTTGACTGGTAAGCAAATCGTCTTCGAAATCCCAGGTGAAACTCACTAA